In the Ramlibacter tataouinensis TTB310 genome, one interval contains:
- a CDS encoding VOC family protein: MRLDHVVIVVAQLDAAVAAYRAAGFTVVPGGSHPGRSTRNALVVFEDGAYLELITYDAPSPQERWWQVLSHHGTGLVDFALLPQDIEAVVAAARQRGLARITGPHPGGRVRPDGVQLAWQTARQATHDLPFLCADVTPRALRVPEGEVRRHANGALGIAEVAVAVRDVEATLARWRAFLGAEAVADGQVRLADCRITLRPEPQRARGEGPCAVSLAVAGGSGKVELPGC, encoded by the coding sequence ATGAGGCTGGACCACGTGGTGATCGTGGTCGCGCAGCTCGATGCGGCGGTCGCCGCCTACCGGGCGGCCGGCTTCACCGTGGTGCCGGGCGGCAGCCATCCCGGCCGCAGCACGCGCAATGCACTGGTGGTGTTCGAGGACGGCGCCTACCTGGAGCTGATCACCTACGACGCTCCGTCGCCGCAGGAGCGGTGGTGGCAGGTCCTGTCGCATCACGGCACCGGACTGGTGGACTTCGCGCTGCTGCCGCAGGACATCGAGGCCGTGGTCGCGGCCGCGCGCCAACGCGGCCTGGCCCGCATCACCGGCCCCCATCCCGGCGGGCGGGTGCGGCCGGACGGTGTGCAGCTGGCCTGGCAGACGGCGCGCCAGGCGACGCACGACCTGCCCTTCCTGTGCGCGGACGTCACACCGCGGGCGCTGCGCGTCCCCGAAGGAGAGGTGCGCCGGCACGCCAACGGCGCGCTCGGCATCGCCGAGGTGGCGGTCGCCGTCCGGGACGTCGAGGCCACGCTGGCGCGCTGGCGCGCCTTCCTGGGCGCCGAGGCGGTGGCCGACGGGCAGGTGAGGCTGGCGGATTGCCGCATCACGCTGAGGCCGGAGCCGCAGCGGGCGCGCGGCGAAGGGCCGTGCGCGGTGAGCCTGGCGGTGGCGGGTGGCTCGGGCAAGGTCGAGCTTCCCGGTTGTTGA